The genome window GGGAGCGAGTGGAGGGGATAAAAACACTGACTTCATGGATATTCAGGGATCAGtgttgtgctgttacaggaaaataatcaacgacatGATGCTGTGAGGAAGCAGAGCGATTGTTAGCTTTCTGAAAGTTGATTAGTTGATTAGATTTCAGAGTCGAATCAAATTTTCAGTGCAATCACGCATGTTTCAATCATTTCTAGTaagtgagtcgattcagagtcgaatcaATTTTTCAGGGCAATGAAGCATGTTTGGATCATTTCCAGTAAGAGAGTCGATTCAGATTCGAATCAATTGCTCAGTGCATTCAAGCAAGTTTGAATCATTTCCAGCaagtgagtcgattcagagtcgaattCTTCAGCTCAATCAAGCATGTTTGAATCATTTCTGGCAgatgagtcgattcagagtcgagtCACTTTTTCAGCGCAATCACAGGATGTCAGTGCAATTGTCAGCTTTCTGAaagttgattagtttcctactATAGCACTTTCTGAATTCTTTTATTCCTCCTGTACATCAGCAACATAACTATTCCAAATATTAACTTGTTAATGAGCATCTTgtcatgtttttatgtttattgttcCAATTAATGATGTAAAAATGCCAGaaaccacttcctgttctcattattgttatagcagctgtaaacagtctgTCCCTCTCCAGCTGCTCTTTTAATTCTCTTAATTTTTCTGATTAAAAGATTTGTTTTTGCCGGAGCGTTTGAAATGTTCATAGTTTCATCATAACTATTTGTGACCAGGATTTTTGCTTCTCTTTTGCAGGTTTCTGTGGCGGTGCTGTCAAGCCGCTCCTATGCCAGCTTCACTCCTCAGGCCACCTTCGACATCAAGGtcagtctgtgtttttctcCAGATTGTGCTGTAGAATGTAATGAAGCCCCAGACTGTCAAAAACGTCAGCAATCATTAGCTGTTTCTTATAAATTGCCCAAACTTTTCATACATATAGACTTTTACAGCTTTGTACAAAGAGAATGTTGTTGTGATGcagtaaaataatgaaaataataattaatggtacagtaaaaaaaaagtcccagCACTCAACTAATCCATCTGGGCCCTAAACCAAGAGAACAGTTAGAGCCTGGACTTTTCCTAGACTTATGTCATAACACCCGATACCTCAGCCAGACTTTTGCGCAAGAGTAAACTTTCATTACATACTGTTAGTGAATAATGAAATACGGTGGGGTCTCGAACCTTTCAGTCCAGAAAGCTGGAACAGAAAGCATGGCCTTGTTTGTCATTGATCACATGATTCTTTGAAAAAGATACAGGCTTTGATTCAGAGCTTTGAAAAAGGGGCAGGTTCACTCGCAAGTCAGATGGCTTTTTAATTCCAGTTGCGCATGTTTGAATCATTTCTGGCAGATGAGTCTGTTCAGAGTCGAATCAATTTTTCAGCACGGTCCTGCATATTTGAATCATTTCCAGCaagtgagtcgattcagagtcaaatcaaTTTTTCAGCACAATCACACGTTTGAATCATTTCCAGCAAGTGAGCTAATTCAGAGTTGAATCAGTTTTTCAGTTTAATCAGGCATGTTTGAATCATTTTTGGCAGATGAGTTGATTCAGAGTCGAATCAGTTTTACAGCGCAGTCCCGCATATTTGAATTATTTCCAGCAAGTGAGTCGATTCAGTGTcgaattttatttcacttacattccagtacacgttcttttatttcttttcagcgctaagtgtcctgtgttcttttgtgctgtctttattgtatttattgtctttttttgcactgtcttgtctatgctctgtttgcatctagctgcacactgtgcactttacgtggctaagacaaacctctgtcctagctctgtggtggtgtttgttgttttgtattgaacttgttgttgtatgtttatgtagcaccaggtcctggagaaacgttgtttcatttcactatgtactgcgccagctatatgtggttgaaatgacaataaaagcttcttgaatcttgaatcaatTTTTCAGTGCATTCATAAAGTGTTGAATCATTTCCAGCAAGTGAGTCCATTCAGAGTCGACTCAATTTCTATGTACAGTCGAGCATGCTTCAATCGACTCGTCTGCTGGAAATTATTCAAATCGCTTTCacagtgcatttgtgaggtgaCTTGGAGGTGAGACTGCCTCACTGAGACCCTCTTAGACCTAAGTGTGATTACCGTGTCGGGGGTGGGGATGGGGCAGATGATCAGTGTCTAACCATTGACCACGTGCCTCATGTTTTGGGGCCATGGTTATGGACGAGACATCAAAGCAAGGCACTGTTATCTGCAGTGTTCTACACCCAGACTTTGAGGTTCCTGTGATGTGAACTTGTGTGAGAAACCTTTTAACAggttactattttttttttcttcttctctctctcttaaagccATGTGAGGTTCACCGGCTGGACCAGGGTCCTCCAACACAAGCCGTGCTCACTCGAGAGGAGGGACTGAAGTACTACCGCACCATGCAGATCATGAGACGCATGGAGCTGAAAGCAGACCAGCTGTACAAGCAGAAGATCATCCGAGGCTTCTGTCACCTCTACGATGGACAGGTGAGGGGACACGGTGTTTAATTATCataaaaactgattattttcccataacggCATGTCTTGAAGTGTTTACAGCACAGTAGCTGGAATGATTTAATACTTATACATAtgatataaaaatacacacaggcTGTCGGCTGGCTTAttcatcttgtgtgtgtgtgtgtattaggaggCTTGTGCAATGGGCATCGAAGCTGCCATCAACCTCACTGACCACCTTATCACAGCGTACCGAGCTCACGGGTACACCTACACCAGAGGAGTGTCTGTGAAGGAGATCCTGGCTGAGCTCACaggttcatcacacacacacacacacacatgaaagagATCCTGGCTGAGCTCACaggttcatcacacacacacacatgaaagagATCCTGGCTGAGCTCACaggttcatcacacacacacacatgaaagagATCCTGGCTGAGCTCACaggttcatcacacacacacacacacatgaaggaGATGAAGTTAAAGTGCATAAACAGCATATTAGTGTAGGATAAAGAACTGCTCCTAAGCATACACACATCATGacttgaaatgaaaaagaaagaagagctgaaggaaaaagaaaataggtGGAATATATAAGAAACTGTTAAAGAAAAAGGACAATCCAGCTGTTTGGAGACGTTTCTATGAATATAGGGTTTTTTTACTACACTGGCTATAGCAGctgtctttgttttattttatattcgtGTTTCTATCAGGTCGAAGGGGCGGAGTCGCCAAGGGCAAAGGAGGCTCCATGCATATGTACGCCAAGAATTTCTACGGTGGAAACGGCATCGTGGGAGCTCAGGTGAGACGCACTCGTCCTCtcagagtcgattcagagtcaaatcaaTTTTTCAGTGCATTTAAGCATGTTTGAATCATTTCTAGCAAGTGAGTTGAATCAATTTTTCAGTTTAATTAAGCATGTTTGAATCATTTCTGGCAAGTGActcgattcagagtcgaatcaATTTTTCAGTGCATTTAAGCATGTTTGAATCATTTCTAGCAAGTGAGTTGAATCAATTTTTCAGTTTAATTAAGCATGTTTGAATCATTTCTGGCaagtgagtcgattcagagtcgaatcaATTTTTCAGTGCCTTCAAGCATGTTTGAATCATTTCCAGCAGATGAGTCGATTTAGAGTTGAATAAATTTTCCAGTGCATTTAAGCATTTTTGGAAAACAGTGAGATACTCCCTTCCATGTTCTTTACCGTGTGTTTATTGAGTATTTGTTGCCTCACAGGTTCCCCTCGGGGCCGGAGTGGCTCTGGCCTGCAAGTACCAGGGCAACAATCAGGTGTGTGTCGCGCTGTACGGGGACGGAGCTGCCAACCAGGTGAGCCGGATTTCTGAAAACGAACTGACTCCGAACTGACGAACTGACTCCGGaagtgatataaaaaaaaaaaaggacctcgtggtttaaatgtgtgtgtgtgtgtaattatcaGGGGCAGATCTTCGAGACGTACAACATGGCGGCGCTGTGGAAGCTCCCGTGCATCTTCATCTGTGAGAACAACAAGTACGGCATGGGGACGGCAGTGGAGCGAGCCGCTGCCAGCACAGACTATTACAAACGAGGGGAGTTCATTCCTGGACTGAGGGTAATGTACACCGTCATACAGTTACTACTTGTTCTTAGAGTCAGTATGATTGACGGGAGAGAGATTATGCCCCGCCCACCTCCTCAGCATCTTCAGGATTCAAACCTGACATCTGTGGACGCTTTTCAGTCTTGTTGATATATAACGTTAGTGAGCTACACAACATTATAACAAAAATGTGTCCTCGATTAATAAATTAAACGACTGTTTAATCTGTGTGATATAAGGAGAATAACACACTTACAGTAATTATACACTGCAGAGGATTAGCAGCACTCAGCTTGCTCGTTGTGAGGCCTTTTTGATTAGAAAGACCTTAAATCAATTAATATTTAGTtttgacaattttttttgtttgtttttattttattctattttattttatttattcatttaattttattgtatttaattgaattattatttttattttattttatattttaagaacACAGAACCAGTCCAGcttatttctgctttattatttataaataaatttataaatatttattataattattcataaaataaacaCCCTTTGTGATTTTATAACTTGTATAACATCACCTTATAGCTGCGGTGTTAGTGTTTTTGCACTTATGCCTCAAACATCCTGCAAATTAAAGCCCCGTGTCTCTTCCGTGTGCTTCAGGTGGACGGCATGGACGTGCTCTGCGTCAGGGAGGCCACCAAGTTCGCCGCAGACCACTGCAGATCCGGAAAGGTAACTTtttacactcagaacacacacacacacacacacacgttaacatGTTGacgcttattattattattaggtgatgtttcgttgttgttgttgttaacaCTCTTGCTGTCTATCCTCCAGGGTCCAATTCTTATGGAGCTTCAGACTTATCGTTACCATGGACACAGCATGAGTGATCCCGGCATCAGGTGAGGAGGATTAGAGCAATAATTTAGAACAATAGTTtataacagtgtaataatgCGCTGTGTCGCTCATACAGCAGTCTCCCAGCCTCCTGAATGTGAATTCTAGATCGGATGACGGACgtggagtgaaggagtgaagtgAAGAAAAACACGATGTTGACGAAAATCCCAGCGTTCCTTTTTTAGAAACGAATGTTTGATAGCTCACACGTGATCCGTCGTCCCCAGGGTCCAGCAGCTCTTACTAGCTGAGACCTGTCGTTACCATGGATACGGAGCATGAGTGATGCTGGAAAATGACCCTGCTCTCGGTCTTAGGAGatggggatagagagagagttcGGTGTGGTGCTTGATCTTTGTGCTGaatgaattgagtgtgtgtgtgtgtgtgtgtgtgtgtttatccagTTATCGGACACGCGAGGAGATCCAGGAAGTACGCAGCAAGAGCGACCCCATCACCATGCTGAAGGACCGACTAATTAACAACAATATGGCCAGCGTGGAGGAAATTaaggtaggggtgtgtgtgtgtgtgtgtgtgagaacttcACACTTTGTTCCTGTGCCATAAACCCATATTTCCGATTATACCCTAACATCAGTCTCcaggtttttctctctctacaaTAACCGAAATCTGCTTCATGCTCTACAGGAGATTGACGTGGATGTGCgtaaggaggtggaggaagCGGCGCAGTTCGCCACGTCCGACCCCGAGCCCCCGCTGGAGGAGTTGTGTAACCACATCTACTACAACGAGCCGCCCATCCCGGTGCGAGGCACAAACCCCTGGGCCAAGCTCAGGTCGTCCAGCTGAACAGCAGCAGCTACGAGCTCTCCACAGAGCGAACGCTGCAGCCGCAGCCCTCGAAAAGCTCTTAGCCAGAAACGCACAACTGCCACCATCacgtcttcatcatcatcatcatgtgctCTTCTGACATTTCAGCTGTTACATATTTGACACATTTTACCCTGTTACTGTTCTGTTACTTCATGTTTAAATCCtctgctttatttttctcttttcctcttccttcctGATGTAACCggttataaaatattataaataaaaaaaatactacaaatTAAGCACTGTCGTAGGTCAGAGCCTCATTTTTAAAGTCCTTTACGACAGTTTATACTCGGACAACAGCTTTCATTATTCACGCATTCAGGTTTTCTAggtcgattttttttttttttttttcccccttataaatatagcttttatttttttatttcttgtgggtttttttgtagttttttgtttttattttgaatttggggtacttttttcttttaaatatacattttctacgtttgtttttaaatatttagaattttttgGAGGGGTTTTCTTGGTTacgattttgttttttgtgtttttgcttttatttttattttttagtactATTCATTTCATacctttttaaatgaaaagctTTTGCTAGAAAAAtcttaaataattattttaattattttgccaATTGTAGGATtttttcctatatatatatatacacacacacacacacaccttctttaaGAACACAAACCCAGTccagtttattgtttatttctgcTTTGCGTTATCTCTTAATAAAAACATCCTTTGTGATTTTAGAACTTAACATATCAGTGACATTTCTCTAAATGATAAACATATTTCAGGAGAATTTATCACACTTTACACCTTGGtgctaaataaaacacactttaaaacacactgaggaacatgaggaacaccctgtacatgtgctttgtcctttatttcatttcatttcttgtCTTTCAGATGATTTAGATTAAAGAGTCGGCTGAgattcagccaatcagatgcaGAGGGTCAGTGCTTGGGTTATACATGACGTGTCAGATATTACAAACTGGTTTAAATGAATGTCTGTGTTTGGTTTTGGGTTCAGGTCTCACcacctgatgatgatgatgatgatgatgtgtaaaAACTGAAAATTATATAGTAACAGGATGCATTCTGCTGTACctaaactgtaataaataaactggAGATATTTCTACCTGTAGTCACTGATTATTAAACAAGGAAACATCTTcccctaggtgtgtgtgtgtgtgtgtgtgtgtgtgtgtgtgtgtgtgtgtgtgtgtgtgggactcATCTGAAACACAACACTTCATTTTAAGGGTGAATGCTGTATATCACACTTCTCTGACTGCATGCTGTAAAATTTTACAgaataaattaaactaaaatgaatGTACTATTGCTGAGCTTTAAGCTGATCTTGATACTGATGCTACAAACAAACCCTGAGAGTATGAACAGGAGTAATTAGTAaccagctacactatattgccaaaagtattgggacacccctccaaatcgttgaattcaggggttgggctcggccccttagttccagtgaaaggaactcttaatgcttcagcttcataccaagacattttggacaatttcatgctcccaactttgtgggaacagtttggggatgaccccttcctgttccaacatgactgcacaccagtgaccaaagcaaggtccataaacacatggatgagtgagtttggtgtggaggaacttcagagagtcctgacctcaaccccatagaacacctttgggatgaattagagtggagactgtgagccaggttaaaactgggacgtctgcctttacatgcacatgaatgtaatatggagttgtcccgccctttacagctataacagcttcaactcttctgggaaggctttccacaaggtttaggagtgtgtttatgggaatttttgaccattcctctagaagtgcatttgtgaggtcaggcactgatgttggcttgcagtctccgctctaattcatcccaaaggtgttctatggggttgaggacGTTTTCTTCATTTTTGATTATTAGCTTTCATTTCTTTGTGAAGCAAATTGAGCTgcattttagatataaacatttattattattattattattattattattattattattattattattattattattattattattattattattatgacgtTGCTGTAGTTCAGTGTGCAGTCAGTAGGTGTCGCTAAAGGTCCCCGAGTTGAATCTGTAAATGAACtcagaattatatatataattgtataaaattacaaaatattcCACTTACAAACAAACCCCAGTCGTGGTGGTGAGGGTGTAATTACCGTGTAATTATACTGTATGAAGGCTGTATAAAGGTAAATAGCCTCAGCGTGCACTTTAATTTTCAGAAGAATTTATTTTCACTCAAATTGAAAATAATGTCGaataattactttttttatatatatatctttgtgTCGCGACAGGGAGAAACAACTAAAATacaaaaccaaataaaaaaaggactcccccccccctctcactctgtctctctctcactctcccccccctctctcacgctgtctctctctctctctctctccctctctctcttactctctctcccctccttctccccccactctctctctctctctctctttctctctctctcactcccccctctcactctgtctctctctctctttctctctctccccccattcccccccccccactctgtctctctctctctcactttctctcacccccccctctcactctgtctctctctgtctctccctctctcactctctctctctctctctctctttctctctctctctccccccactctgccccccactctgtctctctctatctctctctctctccctctgtctcttccCCTCCTACTCTGCCCCCCAAtctcccctgtgtgtgtgtgtgtgtgtggtgaagcagTTATTTCCATCAACAAAACCAGTTTTTATTTGCTCTAAGGGTgtgatattatatttaatagcTTATTACAcctaaatttattttaattatagtcACTGTATAgataatagatagataattgctgtttattttcatgagacagaagacgaagaagaagactAAGAACATGAAGAAttctaacaacaacaacaacaacaacaataataataatttaatttatcatttaaataaagtatCTAATAGGGAATTAGTTGCATTTTGAATAAgtttacatgtttatttattctaattgaatcttattttttattgttgttgttgtttacctCCAGTACCTTATATGCaacattaaattatttatttattgattgattgattgattatttaatttatttaaatggtttatttattgattattcaTATTGattccaaaataataataataataataataataattttaaaagtgaattttctttctcacacttcATACTGACAAAacgcaaataaataaataaataaataaataaataaataaataaataaataaaaggcgtTCACCTGTTCAGTGTCACGGTAAGGCCCCTCCTCTCTTGTCCCGCCCACCGCTTAGTGACGTGAGACCGCTGTGACTGACGGGCACGTGCGCCTATGGTGTCCTCGCTCGGGAAAAAACGGAAGTGAGCACGTGGGCGTGGTTTAGGCGGAAAGGAATGCGGAGTTGAGGGAGGGCACTGGGCAGCGCCGCGGGGAAGCGAGGAGGAGAGAGCGGAGCGGTGGCGGCGTTTTCGGAATTACTCCAACCCTCCAGCCGACACTCACTTCCTCTCACTCAGCTCACCGCTGTCCACTCCTGCTTCCGTGTGTCCACGAGAGTCCGAGGGCTCACATGAAACCGCTCCGAGGTCACCAAGTGCCGCTGGGTTGCTGagacgcttttttttttttaatacacgtttatatttgcgtgtgtgtgcgcgcgcgcgcgtgtaaGTGTGTGACTTGGAGTAAGCGACATGCCGCTGGCGCAGCTGGCTGACCCGTGGCGGAAGATGGCCATAGGGAGTGAGGTGAGACGCTTTAATCTACCATTCactagttaattagttaattaatcatGTTGCTTTAATTAGAAAAGGCGTCGCCTTTATTAGCCGTTTCCTATCTTCACCCTGAAGCacggtgtgtgtgggtgtgtgtgtgtgtgtgtgtgtgtgtgtgtgtcagctgtgTGCCTCTCATCCCTCCAAGGTTagacttaaaaaaagaaatgaatcagtgtttatagaTGACCATCAGCAGCCTCTCTCCTGATACACGATCCTTCACTCCTTCAACATCCTGGGCAGTGGCAGCTCGAGCTTTTTGTCTCAGCAAGCAGATTCAGAATGATGTGGCTAAACTTGGCAGGTGATTTTAAACTCGCAGACTGGAAATTAGTTCAGTGTAAGGTTTTAGTTTTGGATTCTACACTAGAGCTGCTTCTGCTAGAGCTACAATAAATGTTCTAAAGCTTTATACAGCATGCAGAAGAGGTGCTGGTGCTGATTTCTTCCTAGCCCAGATATGAGGTGTAGACCTCAGGCTTGATGTTGATTCATAAGGAAACAATTTTTATATTTGGTTCACTGAATCTGATCCAATTCAATATGAATTTGATTCATAAGGAAACAGTTTTGATATTTGATTCACTGAATCTGatatattttgattttgattcaTTAGACTGCAGTAGGATATTGGACAACATGACTGACTCTGCTGAAGATACTGTATGATTTCAAGTCTTTAAGGAGATGATTCTGTATTTGATTCATTGAATCTGATCCAATACAATATGAATTTGATTCTAAAGGAACCAATTCGTATATCAATTTGATTCACTGAATCTGATAAATACTATATGGATTTGATTCTTAAGGAAACAATTCCTTATTTGATTCACTCAATcctatacaatacaatatggaTTTGATTCTTCACAATTCATTATTTGATTCACTGAATCTGATAACTACAGTATGATTTTGATTCTTAAGGAAACAATTCCTTATTTGATTCAATGATTCTGATACAACAGAATGTGATTTTGATTCTTAAGGAAATGATTCGTTATTTGATTCAATGAATCTGATAAAATACAATATGATTTTGATTCTTAAGACAACAATTtatttgattcactgattccGATCCATTATGGCATGATTTTGATTCTTAAGGAAACAATTTGTTATTTGATTCACTGAATCTGATCCAATACAATATGAATTTGCTTCTTAAGAAAACAATTtatttgattcactgattcgGATACAATAGAATGTGAATTTGATTCTTAAGGAAACGATTCGTTATTTGATTCACCGAATCTGATCCGATATGTTATGATTTTGATTCTTAAGGAAACGATTCGTTATTTGATTCACCGAATCTGATCCGATATGTTATGATTTGGATTCTTAAGGAAGCGATTCGTTATTTGATTCACTGAATCTGATCCAATACAATATTTTTTCAATTCATAAGGTGATGGTTTGTTATCTGATTCACAAGGCAATGATTCAGTATCCGATTCGCTAAATCCGATGCAGTACGATATGATTTCCATTCCTAAGGCAACAATTCAATATCTGTTATGAATCACTTCAGCCTCTGATCGATACGTGGACACATTTGTTGAGCGTTCGTGAACGATGATGTCGTGGATAAGGACCGTGTGTCAGAGTGTCGCACTAGCCTGGAACATTGCTAACACACCAGACCTTTTTACGTCTGTATTGATTGTCCATTCATTCATCGGACGGTTAGATCCTCAGCCTGTGctgtagattcatgcagctGACCGCTCACATCACCATGGTGTCCCCGAGATCGGACCTAAGGATATCTAAGCCTAGGATGTAAAAAGTTGAGTGTGTAATGGACATGAATGAAGTGGATAATTTACCATATCATATATTTTTTGGAGGAGAATTGAAATGTTGATCATCTAAATACACGCTGTTTAACAAAATACGtgtcatatatatgtatatatctaaaaggaaaatattaaaaaatttaataagTTGTTTGGTATTCAGAGGAAAGCCTGTAGATCATTAAGGGGGTGAAagactggaaataaataaaggaatgcAGTGTATGTGTCTTTAGGTGAGTTTTCCTTCCATCATTCTTCCAACCCCATCGATTAGACTGTGGACTTATTGACAGACCCCcgccccccacccacacacccacccacacacccacccacacacacacacacttttat of Hemibagrus wyckioides isolate EC202008001 linkage group LG23, SWU_Hwy_1.0, whole genome shotgun sequence contains these proteins:
- the pdha1b gene encoding pyruvate dehydrogenase E1 subunit alpha 1b — its product is MLPFISVALRGAAKNKVSVAVLSSRSYASFTPQATFDIKPCEVHRLDQGPPTQAVLTREEGLKYYRTMQIMRRMELKADQLYKQKIIRGFCHLYDGQEACAMGIEAAINLTDHLITAYRAHGYTYTRGVSVKEILAELTGRRGGVAKGKGGSMHMYAKNFYGGNGIVGAQVPLGAGVALACKYQGNNQVCVALYGDGAANQGQIFETYNMAALWKLPCIFICENNKYGMGTAVERAAASTDYYKRGEFIPGLRVDGMDVLCVREATKFAADHCRSGKGPILMELQTYRYHGHSMSDPGISYRTREEIQEVRSKSDPITMLKDRLINNNMASVEEIKEIDVDVRKEVEEAAQFATSDPEPPLEELCNHIYYNEPPIPVRGTNPWAKLRSSS